Sequence from the Saccharopolyspora pogona genome:
CGTGCTGCACGATCATGCCGAATGCGAAGGCTTGCTCGACCAGCCGCCGCCCCTCGAGCGGAACTCGGTCGATCAGGTCGAAGACCTTCGTGCGCACCGTCCCGACGTAGTCGCGCGCCTCGGCAGGCCCCAGCAGCGGCAGCTGCGGGCGGTCGGCGCGGGCGTGCTGGAAGGCGTCGTAGAGTTCGTCGATGTCCGGGCGGATCGCCGGCGCGCCGCCGACATCGCGCACCAGCCACAGCTCCTCCTGGCTGCCGATGTGCGCCAGGTCCCAGACCAGCGGCGACATCAACGGCGAATGCTGTTTGACGAGGTCCTCGTCGTCGACGGCGTCGGTCAGCACCGCGCTGCGCTGCCGGGTGCGCGCCAGTTCGGCGGCCACGTGCGAGCGCAAGTTCGATATCCCCAGTTCGGCCAGATCTTGCGTGCTTTCCACCGGTCACCTCCGGTTTTTCAGCGTTCGTCGGCCGCGGCGAGCCGCTTCGCCACGAAATCCGCCAGCCGGTCGGGCAGTCCCGCCGGGCTGTCCGGATCCTGCAAGTGCCGGCACGCCAGCTCGAACACGTCGTGGGCGGTGCGCGCCAACGCCCGGTCCCGCAGGCCGTGCCGTGCGGCGTGCACCCAGCGGCCGACCGCCGGTGACGCCACCGAGAGCACCTTGTCCACCGTGGATTCCTCGCGGAACAGCGCGATCAGCGCCCCGGCGGGCAGCATCCAGTCCTGGCCGGGCTGCGCGTCGAGGTAGCGGACCTCGAAGTAGCCGCGCGGCCGCACCGGTGGGAACACCGTGGACAGGTGGTAGTCGAGATCGTCGCGGGTGGGCGGACCCGGCAGCGCGCCGTGGATCCACTCGGCGAAGCTGATGCCGCTGGGCGCCGTCCAGTCGCCGTTGTCGCGGCGCAGGCACACGATCGTGGTGTCGAGCACCCGCTTGGCCCAGCCGGTGGCCGGGTCGACTGTGATCGGGCCGGGCCGGGTGCGCGGCGGATCGGTGCGCAGCAGCGCGCGGGTGCGGCTGGACACCCAGCCGGTGCGTTCGCCGAACAGCATCGGCGAGTTCGCGAACATCGCCATCATCACCGGCCCCAGCGCGTGCAGCGCAGCCCAGCGAACGGCCACCCGGTCCGGTTCGCCGGCGTCGAGGCAGACCTGCACCCCGGCGGTGCTGCACATCATCAAGCGGCCGTCCAGGCCGATGCG
This genomic interval carries:
- the egtA gene encoding ergothioneine biosynthesis glutamate--cysteine ligase EgtA, whose protein sequence is MPVSTDPAAADFPASRVRTRAEAEAYVASVCFKHGPPRLLGIELEWTVHHSDDPTRTLDPATLIAALGPHAPRSLVPDSPQRKLPNGSALTVEPGGQVEVSSLPTTSMRSLFEVVAADAEYVERRLRAAGLVLGDQGTDPWRYPNRILRVPRYAAMETAFDRIGLDGRLMMCSTAGVQVCLDAGEPDRVAVRWAALHALGPVMMAMFANSPMLFGERTGWVSSRTRALLRTDPPRTRPGPITVDPATGWAKRVLDTTIVCLRRDNGDWTAPSGISFAEWIHGALPGPPTRDDLDYHLSTVFPPVRPRGYFEVRYLDAQPGQDWMLPAGALIALFREESTVDKVLSVASPAVGRWVHAARHGLRDRALARTAHDVFELACRHLQDPDSPAGLPDRLADFVAKRLAAADER